The sequence below is a genomic window from Phaeodactylum tricornutum CCAP 1055/1 chromosome 14, whole genome shotgun sequence.
AGTTGCGCGAGTTTAATTTGGTGCCAAATGGTGGCCGCGCTGGGTCGTGGCCGATGATTTTGCGCAAATGCAGTACTGGTGGTGGGATGCACGTAGCAAAAGTAGTGAAAGACGCCGGCGGTGCCGTAGTAGACAAGCATGGCACCGATAAAGTTGCGCATGTAGCACAACGCGTAGTGCGCCCATTCCAAATTGCCTCCGCACCAATCAATGACTTGGGCAGCGACAAAGTTCGGTAACACGATACTGTTTATGTAGACGTTAAAGTTGCGACACGGCACGGACAGGGGATCATCGTTCAACAAGGCGGCGTAGGCGGACGAGTACACCTTCCCTCCGTGTGCGTAAACTGTTTCGTCCGTAGCGATGCGTTGCAACCAACCCGCACCGGGAAACGCGACTGTGAAGCATGTGAACAAAGAGAGGATGACTACTGAGAACAAACTACTACCTAGTCGCCAACGACTTTCACGCTGCATCGGAACGGGTACGTACCAGCCGGAGGCAAATGAAACATGTCGAGTTCCCAAAACGAGACCACCGGTTCAGTTTCTGCAATGCTGAAGGTAACATTGTTTCGCCGCCAAGCGGTTACTGAGACTGACAAAGCCGACAGCAGAATCAAGGCAATGTATACGGAACGCGAATTCGAGAGAAGTCGCACCATGGTCAACTATCTACCGAAGTGTCTCGTGAGCGAATGTTGTGTTACGGTAATTGGAAACTATGAAAACGGCCACTGCCTTGGCTCGTGCAGAGCGGACGAGGCCTACTGCGAGCCTGTCGGCCCCGAATGGGTGAATGATGTCGTAGTGATAGAAGAGGCATATATTGTATAATGGATATCTTGAGTTTTGTTGTCGTACGGACACTGTCTGAGGTGGAGGGCAGGAACGAGACCACCGGCCCAACGCCGGCGCTATGCGCTGCAATCCGAACCGGACGTGAGCTATGTTCCCCAGCCGGGCTTTCTATGCTGTCCTATATTTGCGCAGCAGTAAACGTCTTATGTTCAAGGTATCTTAACCAGTTAGGTCGCATAGAATGAATTTCCTCCGTCAATAAAGCAGTCGGCTTCGGAGAGGCGGATTTCCGAGACCCGAACACCACTTTGTAGTGACAAACTCATGTTTTAAACTGAGTGTCAtcatttgaaaaagagcCCTACTTGGAGAATACAACTCAACCCGGCTTTAATATCAACCCATCTATTTAATGTGCAGTCGGTTGAGGTGATCTCCAACAGGGACTCCTTTGGGCTTGCACAAACTTAAGGTTACGGAAAATTCCGGATTGAAggagacagcagcaacgaacTTTGATGAGTCTGCCGGTCGCGACAGGTTCGCAATGCTTCCTGCAAATCGATGGCCAAAACTAGACGCGGATCCCACTGTGCTACAGAGCTCGGTTTGGATGATGGATCCATTGTTCTGCTTGGATCTATGAAATTGGGACGCGCCGAGAGTTCCTGAACAAGCTTGTGATTGCATATTTGATCGGCGGTCGGACTGGGGGCGGAACTGGACACGCTGGCCAAGCTGTGTAGGTAATGCCGTGACCCTAAGACGCTGCAGGTCAAGAAACCCACATCAGCACTCAAAATCACTTGTGAAACGGTAATAAAAATTTCGGGCAGATCCCCGAACGATCGACCGACGGCGCCCAAAAAGACTCGACGCACCGGTGTCAAGACTCCAAGTGAAACTAAACCAGCGGTAATTCCTTCCAATAAACCAGGCGTTCGAGTGATGAAATCTGGAACGCTGATCCAAGAGTCGCTAGTGTTCTCTCTCGATTGCTTTGCCAGATTTTCGTTGATAATCAATCCTTCCTGTTCGGACTGAAGGACATACTTGCGAATAATGTCAGCGACGCTCATCGCTGCTTGCATTGCGGTCAATGATTCTTGGGAATGCGCCATCGTCACGGCTGCTGTTCATCACGGATAGAATAGGTAATACGCTTCAAATTTGGATACCAAATGGAAGCACGGTTGAGCACAAGATCAAAACGTCGCCTTGCGTGTACTTTTACTCTTACTATTGGTCCTTTTCTCGTTCGATGTGATGAGCTTCACAGGAAGAAGCACGGTGAACGGCCGTTTTTATTTTAAACATTTGACAGTATAAAATTTGAACTGATATCCCGCGTGTCTCGAGGCATCGGGACACAGAACGAAGGGTAGACTGCAACAACTAACAGTATTGGAATATAGGTAGATATGAACTAACCAAACCGGTTCCTGTAAAAGTGAGAACTTGACTTAAAATGAATGAATCGGTACGGCATAGCTTTGATGCGAGAGTGTAAAGAATTGATGGTTGCATGGTCTCGCTTTCAGCATAATCTTAAAACATTGCTCCTCTTTACAACCGCGCAGTCGCGGAATCGGACCAGGAGGCCTGTCTCCCTCTGCGAGAAACGCTTTTGTAGATCGACAGACCAGGCTCGACTTCCCGCCTAGAATCGAATGGCTCTAGACCCAAAGGTGTCACACATTGGGAAGTTTCGTTCACGACGCGACTCTCAGTCGACGTTACGGACGTGTCTACGGCGTTGTCGGAGACCAATAGACATCCTGATGTTTGCTTGTATGCATCAATTGGAATTGCGGGATCGTTCATTAGGACATGGCGAGGTGCATCCTCAACTGGATTTGTATCTCGGAATCGAATAGGTGGTAGACGGTGCCGACGTTTGTAAGAGTGCGTATTCAAGACAGCCAAATCTGACTTATTAGAGAGGTCCACAACGTCAATCTCCTCGAACTGACCAGTCGTTCTggatttcttttccaatctaCTTTTTTCGTTCTTTGTCGTTCCTTTCTTCCCTACATTTCGTTCAAGTGTTGTTGAATGAAACGGCCGTTTCAAGGACAATCGGAGACGACGCTTTGGAAAAACACTGCTCGCATCCAGCGTCTCGGTCTGCATGGCCAAATCAAAAACTCTTGTGGCTTCGGCTGCCTGAGACATCCCGACAGAGCCGCGAGGTTTCGAAGACGCTGCCATATTATCGTTCTCTAAAGGTGTACCAGTGAAGCTGGACTTCCCCTCGTCCgtccgtttcaaaaaaacTTCCGGTGCGATGTTGGGGGCATACATGCCTTTAGCGGTATCCCAATAACAATCCGTCGGTGCGCGACCTGGTGGACGGGCGAAACTGCCGTCCTCGAGTTGGAGAGGGGGACATCGAGGCGCAATCAATCCCGCTTCGGTAACACGTTTTCGAGGCCGTGGTTGAGTGACACTTCCAATGGACGATACCATAAGAGGATCAGGCGCTACAGTATTGGCTTGAATACGGATTCTCAGTTTCCCATTTTTATTCAAAGTTTCTTCAGTTGACGTCATTGATGCAGCACTAGCGTGAGCAAATGACAGCTTATTCAGGGAATCGGCTGGTGCCCGTTTTCGCTTCGATGGGGCTTTCGACAAGTGGGGAACTTTCTGGTGCTGCTTGCGAGCCACAGCACAGCCTATTGTTAGACTTTCAAAAGTCCACACTTCCTGATCAATCGCTCGTTTCCCAAAGCGAGCCTTGAGAGCTGTTTGTGTCGTTTGAATGCGAATCTTTCGAGCCACTTGGTCCATTTCTTGGTCAGGGATATGATTAATGAGTCTTCCAAACAAGAGACTACACGCGTCAAAATAGTGCTGCGTATGAGACACATGCTCACGCCACATAAGTTCCACTGGTCTAGCGGGAACAAGGAGCGTGCTATTCCAGTCTTCCATGATCTGCTTGAGCTCCAAAAATTGACGATATGATTTCAAGATTCGCTGCGCGTACGAGGATATCCATCCGTAAGCTTTACCACAGCTTAACACAAGGAGGGTGGACGCTTCTTGCGGTCGTCTCATATCAACCACCCACCAACATTCCTTGAGACTATCGGGAGACGGTGCGGCCATGGCGGTGGAAATTACGGCTGCCGGAGTAGTTCCACTCTCCCGAGCTCCTCTGTTTGAGCTCATGCCAAAAATGAAGATGGtttactaactgtaaaagaaaGGCACAAAGTAAAGGCGCGGAATGAAGCTTTTCCCTACTGGGCTGATGCTTTAGGTGGGGCCTGATTCCTTGAGGTTCACATGAAATATTAAAGGTTTCGCAGAAGTGAAGTTCTGGATGGCAAGGTCAGCCAATCTGCTAATCTCGGAAAACATTCATGAGCAGGAGTTAAACATTTAAATTTAAAATAGAATTGTACTCTCGTGTTCACAGTAAGAGAGGTTGAACCAACATTGTGAATGTTTACAGTGAATGCAAGGTTTTTTATACAATTTGATGGTAGCCTTGACGGCAAAAAGCCAAGTCAAAGAGAATGGTGTAAGATTTGAAAATTAGGTAGGGAACACAAGAAACAGATTTTCTAAAATACATGGGGCTTGGACAGAAGGCATAGGTCAGTTCCTCAAGCTATTTTCTAGAACTCTTCCTAGATGAGAGATCATTTGTGCAGAGCAGAAAGACGTCAGCAGTGCCTTTGAACTATGTTTAAACTGTTGGTAACATCGATGATTGGGAAAATGGGAGCAAGGAACGTCGATAACTTTGCGATGGGCGTGACTTTGATGCATCTACTGCAAGCAATGTTGCAAGCCGTCATAGGATCAAACACCGTCGAAACATCCTTCATTCTTTTTAGAATAGGTTTGGGACGGTGCTCGAAATGGAGCAATGTGAGCGATTTCGGTTTGATCGTTAACTACTAATCCACGGTGTTGAAGCATCGCTCCTGTTAAAATCCACCTCCCGAATACAGCACCATAATTTCAAGAAAAGCCGCCGGGGTCGTGACATCTGAGGGGCTTTAATACGTTCTTCTTGCTTTCGACTATAAATATATATGGAAGGTTGTTCGGAGGGCTTATACCGGCGCAATTCAACCCCAAATCATTGTGTCTTTCATGAGGAATATCGACATATTAGCGGTAGGTCATTTCCACCGGATGGCTGGAATTGACAAACATACTTTACGACTTAATTATATATTTTGATAATTATAGTCTCGAGTAGGTGAACTGTGATGACTCTTATACTATCGAAAGGATAGCCTGTAGGACCTTATCGTGGCTTTCTCTTTTCGCAAACACTATATGGTCGAAAAGCATCCGGTCTCAAACCGTTCCAGGGAAAGCCAAACCAACTTTGGCATTCTAGAAGTCCAAGCCGACAACCATCAAAATTTTCCAAATCCCAATCATTCCCGGAAATAAGTGTGCAAGTAGAGATTATGCCTATAGCCATGACGATGAACATCAACGGCAGCTTAGCCTGGCCAGACCATGTGCCGAAAAGCATGGCTGATCACATCCACGATGAAGTGCGAGACACGGTCGCAAACAGTCGGCTTGTTCGAAAGTCAGATGGAATTGCTCTCGTATCTCAAAATGAGCTACAGATAGGGCCAATTTTAGGACAGGGGGCCTTTTCGGAAGTACATGAAGTTCGAGTCTTGAACGAGCAAGGGGACGCCCACACATACGCCATGAAACACTTAAAATTCAAGCTCATGAGCCAGCCAGACAACTTTCGCCTCGCTGCAGCTGAGCTTGCAATCGAAGCCCATATGCTAGCTAGCTTCGATCATCCAAATATCATGAGAATTAGAGGCTGGGCTGCAAATGGAGTTGCGTCGTTCACCTTCGGCAAACATgattctttctttcttttgctcgaCAAACTCGATGAGACCCTGGATCAGCGCATTAACACTTGGGAAAAGCAACAAGTCATGATGAAATCTCAGCAGATTCAAAGTATCAATCCAGTTATTGATCTATGGAGACGTTTCAGCAACCAAAACCCACACGAGGCAGCTGCTTTGGACGGCGAGATTCGACTATATCAAGACCAGCTCTACCTTGAAAAGCTGGGAATTTGCGCCGAAATCGCCTCGGCACTCGCATACCTTCACAACCAGGGGGTTATCTTTCGTGACTTGAAGCCAAACAATATTGGATTTCTGAATGGCCGTGTCCAATTATTCGACTTCGGTCTCAGTCGCGAAATCCCATCATGCGACTTTAGCCAAGCTTTCGAAATGTCTGGCAAAGTGGGTACTCTCCGTTATATGGCCGTGGAAGTCGCTTGTCACCAACGCTATAATGTCTCAGCAGACGTTTACAGCTGGGCGATGGTCTGTTACGAAGTCTTGACTCATCAAAAGCCGTTCGCGGACTGGACGCGCGATATGCACCAGCATTTGGTTTGCGGTCGTGGAATGCGCCCAGAAACGGATCGTCTTCCTAGAAATATAGGTGCATTGCTACAAGCCAGTTGGTCGCAACGAGCTCATGAGCGGCCTCATATGTTGGCAGCTATGCATAAGACCCGAATGTTGGAAGAGCAGCACTTGTTTTCATGCTCCTCTCTTCATCAACCTACACCGCTTCACGAAAATGTCGATGTGGCCGTTGAACTGCCGCATAACTTTTCATTGATCCGAAAGTGTCCGGATAGAACGTTTTCCAACGACACACAAAATACTGGGACCACCATGTCTATGTCGGGACTGAGAGACTACGTATAAACAATATGGCTACTCATACAAGTAGACAAGAAACATTCCTCATCATATCAGCTACAAACTTTTCGGAAACAAACCGATGACTTTGTTAAACCCGCTGATGAACGATTCCAGCGCATGCATAATGAATAAAAGGCACTAGATATACAGGTCCTATTTTTGGATTCTTAAGGCTGCTCACGTTAGCTGCTGCATTGATCAGTTGTTAGATACAAACTCAAATTTGCCAAAAGTTTTTTTTGCAATTCTATCCAATGCCTTCTACCATGGGTGTAAAAAGCATCCGAAGCTCCAAAGTCAAAAATCGCATTCGTACTTGACACCAAATTGCGGGGTAACAGATAAAGTTTTTGACCACAAATAAGCTGAGCTTTGCATATAAGAACCAATGATATGAACACTAGGAGGGATGCATCAATTGACTGATAGCTTCCCGTATGTACACGAGAAGGTTGTAGACTGCAGAGCTAATGCAGCTGGCGCCTAAAGCTATTCACAAATCTTATTGTTGTAAAGCTATTTGTATTGTTGTTCAACCGTCTTGGTCTTGGTCCAAAGGAGGTGGCCAGGCAATGAACCGTGCGTTTTCCATTGTGTACATTGCGGCCGTGGTGTCGTAGGCCAATGTATCGGCACTCCGCAACATGTTCCCCGCGTCACAATTGAGCGGCGATGAGGCGTCCGGGTCGGATAACAAGGCCAGGACAGCCCGGCAGGCTGACAAGAGGCCCCATGCTGGAGACcattcctttttcaaaatatccAAACAAATATCGCCTGTGCGAAAGTGCACATTGGGATGGAAAATCTGTCCGTGATTGAGAAAGCAAGCAAGTAAACAAACAAAACGTTGAGATACGCATTTACGTATATATCCACACTCGGATCAACGCACTTTGGTAACAAATTTGATGGACGGTGGTGCCAACGGATAGTCCAGACCGCAACGAATATCGAGTTGAAAGACACCGTCCTGATAGGGTGTGTCCTCCGGGCCTTTGATCCAGGCCTTCCAGGATAGTAGATTGTCGGGGTCGTGCTGGAGCACAATTGTATCGTCCGGATCTCGACGAAGCACCTGAAGCTCTTTACGTAAGCGTTTCGCGGCAGCTACCGGAGTTGCCATTTTCCTATGTGCGATTGGCTTCGATTTCGTAACAACGACTCGGGCTGTGGGGACTGCAATAGAAATCGGACCATAGATTGTTGACAGAGCAAAAAGCAGTGAGTTGTTAGTTCGGTCTTGCTCTCGAAGCCAACAGCTCTTTTTCTGCCATTGTCTTTTTAGGTGGCCGTCCCAGGAGATtgagttttggaaagaaaccGACCATACGCCCTTCGAACAAACAAGGCGTGGCCTGTCCGACGTCCTGTGATGAATAGGAAATAAattctgacagtgacagtgatacTAGTAGCTAGTTCCAGCTTTTTCAAATTCTAGATTCTATGGATTCTTCCTCTGCAAGCCGGTATTTCTGTAATgtcagtcacagtcagtgattGAACATTTGACTCTGTTCATAGTTTCTCAAACTTATCACGGGTCGAGTATAGGTAGGCGGCACCCATTGCCACATTGCCATACAGCATACCATCAAGCAGGCCCCAATTTAGTCTCAGGCAACAAAGATTTGCATTACGGAACCGTCAGGTCGCGTGAAGACCTGTTTTAACGCCTTTTGGTCGGAAGGATGAAATCTGGTCGGTAATTAGAGCGAACTTGAGGAACAACGTAATTCCCAGGTCTAGCATTTCCGTCAGATCCATACGTCTAATACAAATTATCACCAGCACTTGGAGAGAGCGCTACTGACATATGAAATGATGGGCTATAGACGTTAGCAGTGAGTTGGTTCCTGTCCTCAATTTATATAGCTTAATACCAACAAACAAGTGATTATCAGAACGAACAACCAGGGCAAACGGTCTCAAAGCACTACTCGAAAAGCTAGGTTTATCATTCTACCTTACAGTTGAACAAAGATGGATAACTCTTCAGTCTATACATCCAAACCAGATTGACTCCATTTCCTCTAGTTTCGGTTAATCATTTGCAATGCTAGTAAG
It includes:
- a CDS encoding predicted protein; translation: MAHSQESLTAMQAAMSVADIIRKYVLQSEQEGLIINENLAKQSRENTSDSWISVPDFITRTPGLLEGITAGLVSLGVLTPVRRVFLGAVGRSFGDLPEIFITVSQVILSADVGFLTCSVLGSRHYLHSLASVSSSAPSPTADQICNHKLVQELSARPNFIDPSRTMDPSSKPSSVAQWDPRLVLAIDLQEALRTCRDRQTHQSSLLLSPSIRNFP
- a CDS encoding predicted protein; translated protein: MSSNRGARESGTTPAAVISTAMAAPSPDSLKECWWVVDMRRPQEASTLLVLSCGKAYGWISSYAQRILKSYRQFLELKQIMEDWNSTLLVPARPVELMWREHVSHTQHYFDACSLLFGRLINHIPDQEMDQVARKIRIQTTQTALKARFGKRAIDQEVWTFESLTIGCAVARKQHQKVPHLSKAPSKRKRAPADSLNKLSFAHASAASMTSTEETLNKNGKLRIRIQANTVAPDPLMVSSIGSVTQPRPRKRVTEAGLIAPRCPPLQLEDGSFARPPGRAPTDCYWDTAKGMYAPNIAPEVFLKRTDEGKSSFTGTPLENDNMAASSKPRGSVGMSQAAEATRVFDLAMQTETLDASSVFPKRRLRLSLKRPFHSTTLERNVGKKGTTKNEKSRLEKKSRTTGQFEEIDVVDLSNKSDLAVLNTHSYKRRHRLPPIRFRDTNPVEDAPRHVLMNDPAIPIDAYKQTSGCLLVSDNAVDTSVTSTESRVVNETSQCVTPLGLEPFDSRREVEPGLSIYKSVSRRGRQASWSDSATARL
- a CDS encoding protein kinase, which produces MPIAMTMNINGSLAWPDHVPKSMADHIHDEVRDTVANSRLVRKSDGIALVSQNELQIGPILGQGAFSEVHEVRVLNEQGDAHTYAMKHLKFKLMSQPDNFRLAAAELAIEAHMLASFDHPNIMRIRGWAANGVASFTFGKHDSFFLLLDKLDETLDQRINTWEKQQVMMKSQQIQSINPVIDLWRRFSNQNPHEAAALDGEIRLYQDQLYLEKLGICAEIASALAYLHNQGVIFRDLKPNNIGFLNGRVQLFDFGLSREIPSCDFSQAFEMSGKVGTLRYMAVEVACHQRYNVSADVYSWAMVCYEVLTHQKPFADWTRDMHQHLVCGRGMRPETDRLPRNIGALLQASWSQRAHERPHMLAAMHKTRMLEEQHLFSCSSLHQPTPLHENVDVAVELPHNFSLIRKCPDRTFSNDTQNTGTTMSMSGLRDYV
- the PAS2 gene encoding predicted protein (PAS2 (PTPL familly; PAS2 bind specifically to Tyr phosphorylated CDKA;1)); its protein translation is MATPVAAAKRLRKELQVLRRDPDDTIVLQHDPDNLLSWKAWIKGPEDTPYQDGVFQLDIRCGLDYPLAPPSIKFVTKIFHPNVHFRTGDICLDILKKEWSPAWGLLSACRAVLALLSDPDASSPLNCDAGNMLRSADTLAYDTTAAMYTMENARFIAWPPPLDQDQDG